The following coding sequences lie in one Cannabis sativa cultivar Pink pepper isolate KNU-18-1 chromosome 5, ASM2916894v1, whole genome shotgun sequence genomic window:
- the LOC115716965 gene encoding silicon efflux transporter LSI2, with translation MALGSPVKVVLGSIAFGIFWIMAVFPSVPCLPIGRTAGSLLGAMLMVIFMVLTPEEAYHAIDLPILGLLFGTMVVSVYLERADMFMYLGKLLSWKSKGAKDLLCRICLISAVSSALFTNDTACVVLTEFVLKVARQHNLPPHPFLLALATSSNIGSAATPIGNPQNLVIAVLSKITFGQFLVGVLPATLLGVSVNAVLLLCMYWKPLSIKKQEEDPIVGAAAEEAVNSHRFSPATLSHISSLNSQDWSSKLENLNVQSSPNLTANAGGSSSGAEQSLRTRLSSSENEINGAVTEALTPKNKEVAIEVTSIHHKKDDSIHSVHSLHSIHHKKEDSVQSIHSVHHKKEDSVQSIHSVHSNRVASVDGLSDNEASLKSVEGNKGKRVILSPKWRRLLWKTCVYLVTVGMLVALLLGLDMSWTAITAALALVVLDFQDAQHCLEKVSYSLLIFFCGMFITVEGFNKTGIPGTLWDLIEPFAQINRVSGITVLALVIIALSNLASNVPTVLLLGGRVAASAARISPEEERKAWLMLAYVSTVGGNLSLLGSAANLIVCEQAGRAQLGYNLSFWNHIKFGLPSTIIVTAVGLTVIR, from the exons ATGGCGTTGGGTTCACCTGTAAAAGTAGTTTTAGGGTCTATAGCCTTTGGGATTTTCTGGATAATGGCTGTTTTTCCTTCAGTGCCATGTTTACCTATTGGTAGAACTGCAGGGTCCCTATTAGGGGCTATGCTTATGGTAATCTTTATGGTGTTAACACCAGAGGAAGCTTACCATGCTATTGATCTTCCAATTTTGGGACTCTTATTTGGTACAATGGTGGTAAGCGTTTATCTTGAAAGAGCAGATATGTTTATGTATCTAGGGAAATTACTTTCATGGAAAAGCAAAGGAGCAAAAGACTTACTTTGTCGTATTTGCCTAATTTCCGCCGTTTCAAGTGCTTTATTCACAAACGACACCGCTTGTGTCGTTTTGACCGAGTTTGTCCTCAAAGTCGCCAGACAACACAATCTCCCGCCACACCCCTTTCTTCTCGCCCTAGCCACCAGCTCCAACATCGGCTCAGCCGCCACGCCAATCGGAAACCCCCAAAATCTCGTCATCGCTGTTCTCAGCAAAATCACCTTCGGCCAATTTCTCGTCGGGGTTTTACCGGCCACGCTTTTAGGTGTCTCTGTTAACGCCGTACTCCTCCTCTGCATGTACTGGAAACCGTTATCGATTAAGAAACAAGAAGAAGATCCGATCGTCGGAGCCGCCGCGGAAGAGGCTGTTAACTCCCACCGATTCTCTCCGGCAACTTTGTCTCACATTTCGTCGTTGAATTCACAAGACTGGAGCTCGAAATTGGAGAATCTGAACGTACAAAGCTCCCCGAATCTGACCGCGAACGCCGGCGGCTCCAGTTCCGGCGCCGAGCAGAGCCTGAGAACGCGATTGAGCTCGAGCGAGAACGAAATCAATGGAGCCGTAACGGAAGCTCTGACGCCAAAAAATAAGGAGGTGGCGATCGAAGTAACGTCGATTCATCACAAAAAGGACGATTCAATCCATTCGGTTCATTCGCTACATTCTATTCATCATAAAAAGGAGGATTCAGTTCAGTCAATCCATTCGGTTCATCATAAAAAGGAGGATTCAGTTCAGTCAATCCATTCTGTTCATTCGAATCGGGTGGCCTCGGTGGATGGACTATCCGACAACGAGGCTTCGTTGAAATCTGTAGAAGGAAACAAGGGCAAAAGAGTAATTTTGTCACCAAAATGGAGAAGGCTATTGTGGAAAACTTGTGTTTATTTAGTTACCGTTGGAATGTTAGTTGCTTTGCTGTTGGGGCTCGATATGTCTTGGACTGCAATAACTGCTGCTTTGGCTCTTGTTGTTCTTGATTTCCAAGATGCCCAACACTGCTTAGAAAAG GTATCTTATTCACTTCTAATATTCTTCTGTGGAATGTTTATTACGGTGGAGGGTTTTAACAAGACAGGGATACCAGGCACACTATGGGATCTGATAGAGCCTTTTGCACAAATCAACCGTGTTAGTGGGATAACTGTGCTTGCTTTAGTCATTATTGCTCTATCTAATTTGGCTTCAAATGTCCCAACTG TTCTTTTGCTGGGAGGAAGAGTGGCGGCATCGGCAGCTCGGATCTCGCCAGAGGAGGAAAGGAAGGCATGGCTAATGTTAGCATATGTGAGCACAGTAGGAGGGAACCTGTCATTGCTGGGATCAGCAGCAAATTTGATAGTGTGTGAACAAGCAGGCAGGGCACAACTTGGATACAACTTATCATTTTGGAACCATATCAAATTTGGACTCCCTTCCACTATTATTGTTACTGCTGTTGGTTTGACTGTAATTAGATAG